The genomic DNA CGTTCTGTGCTGGTGCGCATCGACTCCACCGCCTCTTCGGTCCCGCCCTGGATGCTACCAATCATCCGCTCGATTTCGCTGGTCGACTGCTGGGTACGATGGGCCAATGCCCGCACTTCATCCGCCACCACGGCAAAACCGCGGCCTGCTTCACCGGCACGGGCCGCTTCGATCGCGGCATTGAGCGCCAGCAGGTTGGTCTGGTCGGCCAGGCCGCGAATCACATCCAGCACTTTGCCAATGTCGCGCGACTGCTCGGCCAGGTGGGTGATCAGCGTGGCAGTGGCCTGCACATCACCGCTCATGCGCTCGATGGCGCCGACGGTCTCCAGTACCAGGTCGCGCCCGTCGCCGGCCGAACGGCTGGCTTCACCAGAGGCCTCCGAGGTGCTGACCGCATTGCGCGCCACTTCTTCCACGGCGCTGGTCATCTCGGTGACCGCGGTGGCGGCCTGCTCGATTTCGTTGTTCTGTTGCTGCAAGCCACGGGCGCTTTCGTCAGTGACGCTGTTGAGCTCTTCCGCGGCCGAGGCCAGTTGGGTCGCCGAACCGGCAATCAATTGCAGGGTGTCGCGCAGTTTCTCCTGCATGCGGGCCATGGCGCGTAGCAGGCGCGCGGCTTCGTCGGTGCCTTCGGCACGGATGACGTGGGTGAGGTCGCCGTCGGCCACCTGCTCGGCGCATTTGAGCGCCTCTTCAATCGGTTTGACGATACTGCGGGTCAGCAGGAAGGCGCACAGCAGGGTCAGCACCGTGGCTGCGATCAACAGGCCAATCACCAGGGCGAAGGCAGAGGCGTACTGGCTGGCAGCCGTTTCATTGGTGGCGCGGGTCTGGTCGGTGTTGATGCGCACCAAGGTGTCCATGACCTTGTTGATCTGCTCGGAGTTGGCCAGCATGTCGCGGTTGAGCAGGTCGCGCAATTCGTCGGTGCGGCCTGCCTGGCTCAGGCTACGCATGCGCGCCTCCAGCTGGCGGTACTGATTGAGCAGTTGGCTGTATTGATCGTAAGCCGCTTGCTCGTCGCGTGCGCCGATCATGGGCTCGTAGGCACGGCGCGCTTGGTCGATCTGGGTGTTGCGTTGGTCCAGCAGGTTGAGGGTGTCGCGCTGCGTCTCTGGGTCGCGGTTGAGCAGCAGGCGATAGGAAAGGGTGCGCATGCGCAGGTTCAGCGCAGTAAGTTCGTCCAGCGTCTTGATGCTGGGCACGCTGATGCTTTCGATGGCAACGCCGGCCTGGCGGATGTTGCCCATCTGCATCAGCGAGAAGATGCCGAGGCCGAGCATCAACAGGCCGATCAGCGCGAAGCCGAGCAGCGCGCGCGGGGCGATATTCATGTTGCGTAGGGACATGAGGGGCGTAATCCAGGCAAGGGAAAGAGGTCGCAGGGGAGGGCGACGAAATATGACTTGCCTGGCTATCGGTCGTGACTGGTCAGTCTTGAGCGAGACCGGTGAAAATTGTGAGCGCGCTAACCTTTTCCTGACCGGCGGTTGATCCAAGTCGGAACAAGCAGGCGCTTACCCTGTCAATCTGCGGGTTAGAAACCTTAAGAATCCGATATTTAATGGCGAGGACTCACGCTTTTCTTTATCGTGTGCGGCCTTTGCAACAACCTGAGATAGACCCCATGCTGGAAGCCTCCCTGAATCAAATCGAGCAACTGGTCAGCGACCTGATGCAGAAAAACGCTCAACTCACCGAGCAGAACACTACCCTGGGTCAGCAACTGGCCCAGGCCAAGGAAGAAAACGAGACCCTGCAGCTGTCGCTGATGGAGCAGGAAGAGAAGAACGGCGCCACCGCCGCGCGCATTCAGGCGCTGGTTGACCGCGCCAATGCGGGTGTCGTCAACGCATGAGCCTGCAAGCGCAGCCGGTCAATGTCGTGTCGATCCTCGGCAGCGACTATTCGATCAAGGCGCCCGAAGGCCAGGAAGAAACCCTGGCGCAGGCGGTGCGGATGCTGAACACCGCCCTGGCCGAGACCAAGCGTTCCTACCCGACCCTGATCGGTGACAA from Pseudomonas kermanshahensis includes the following:
- a CDS encoding methyl-accepting chemotaxis protein — its product is MARMQEKLRDTLQLIAGSATQLASAAEELNSVTDESARGLQQQNNEIEQAATAVTEMTSAVEEVARNAVSTSEASGEASRSAGDGRDLVLETVGAIERMSGDVQATATLITHLAEQSRDIGKVLDVIRGLADQTNLLALNAAIEAARAGEAGRGFAVVADEVRALAHRTQQSTSEIERMIGSIQGGTEEAVESMRTSTERAASTLNIARGAGMALDTIAGAVAQINERNLVIASAAEEQAQVAREVDRNLVNINDLSVQSATGAHQTSAASAELSRLAVDLNGLVARFRT
- a CDS encoding cell division protein ZapA, with translation MSLQAQPVNVVSILGSDYSIKAPEGQEETLAQAVRMLNTALAETKRSYPTLIGDKLLVLAALNLCSKQVELQKEHQQTLARTQAQIDATVDAIVRTIAEQ